A stretch of the Actinoalloteichus fjordicus genome encodes the following:
- the nadC gene encoding carboxylating nicotinate-nucleotide diphosphorylase gives MSSRFAEFVPAEFSSTVLGELEAASLDPAEVRRVVLTALEEDLRYGPDVTTSATVPADAVAVADVAARRAGTVAGIPVFLAVLDTVLGPDRVEVQTELSDGDRVVPGQAALRVKASVRGLLTAERTALNLLCHLSGVATLTSAWVAEVAGTNCVIRDSRKTTPGLRHLEKYAVRCGDGANHRMGLGDAALIKDNHVVAAGSVTSALAAVRAHAPDLPYEVEVTTLTELDAVLADRAELVLLDNFSPQQCAEAVRRRDAAGTGTRLEASGGLTLDVAREYAVTGVDYLAVGGLTHSAPALDLGLDLI, from the coding sequence ATGAGTTCGCGTTTCGCAGAGTTCGTCCCGGCCGAGTTCTCCTCGACCGTGCTCGGGGAACTGGAGGCCGCCTCGCTCGACCCGGCAGAGGTGCGGCGGGTGGTGCTCACCGCCTTGGAGGAGGACCTCAGATACGGGCCGGACGTGACCACCTCGGCCACTGTCCCCGCCGACGCGGTCGCGGTCGCCGACGTGGCGGCGCGGCGGGCGGGCACCGTCGCGGGCATTCCGGTCTTCCTCGCTGTGCTGGACACCGTGCTGGGACCCGATCGCGTCGAGGTGCAGACGGAACTCTCCGACGGAGACCGGGTGGTGCCCGGCCAGGCCGCGCTGCGGGTCAAGGCGTCGGTGCGCGGACTGTTGACCGCCGAGCGCACGGCGTTGAACCTTCTCTGCCATCTCTCCGGCGTCGCCACCCTCACCTCGGCCTGGGTGGCCGAGGTCGCAGGCACCAACTGCGTCATCCGGGACAGCCGCAAGACCACGCCGGGGCTGCGGCACCTGGAGAAGTACGCGGTGCGCTGCGGAGACGGGGCCAACCATCGGATGGGTCTCGGAGACGCCGCCCTGATCAAGGACAACCACGTGGTCGCGGCGGGCTCGGTCACCTCGGCCCTGGCCGCCGTCCGTGCCCACGCCCCGGACCTGCCCTACGAGGTCGAGGTGACCACGCTGACGGAACTCGACGCCGTCCTGGCCGACCGCGCGGAACTGGTGCTGCTGGACAACTTCAGCCCGCAGCAGTGCGCCGAGGCCGTCCGGCGCCGGGACGCGGCAGGCACCGGCACCCGGCTGGAGGCCTCCGGCGGGCTCACCCTGGACGTCGCCAGGGAGTACGCCGTCACCGGGGTGGACTACCTGGCGGTGGGCGGGCTCACCCACTCGGCGCCCGCGCTGGACCTCGGGCTGGATCTGATCTGA